One region of Triticum aestivum cultivar Chinese Spring chromosome 6B, IWGSC CS RefSeq v2.1, whole genome shotgun sequence genomic DNA includes:
- the LOC123134528 gene encoding uncharacterized protein, producing the protein MGLKLPAAVLLSQVAKLGSLLILFLLVLLVPAFLRVPYCYLLFNAIVLALGIQAGLLRRGSAMTSSDPIADEDRHLSSQTGQAVTPVSILVSPIQRAGLVHPNDQTAVADDRAASAFGASNIVDLKTKTKKVVLTMLMKKCPSAASIFFLSALNGSRVSGEEQASEEKQEDRKLDVEMTRQELFANTERFIGNFRKELRMQRQ; encoded by the coding sequence ATGGGGCTCAAGCTCCCCGCAGCAGTACTGCTCTCCCAGGTGGCCAAGCTAGGCTCCCTCCTCATTCTCTTCCTTCTGGTGCTGCTGGTGCCTGCCTTCCTCAGAGTCCCCTATTGCTACCTCCTCTTCAACGCCATCGTCCTCGCCCTGGGCATCCAGGCCGGCCTCCTGCGCCGCGGCAGCGCCATGACCTCTTCCGACCCTATCGCCGACGAAGACCGGCACCTGTCTTCGCAGACTGGTCAGGCTGTCACGCCTGTCAGTATCTTGGTTTCACCGATTCAGAGGGCTGGATTAGTCCATCCCAACGACCAGACGGCGGTTGCAGATGATCGTGCGGCATCTGCCTTTGGAGCAAGTAACATAGTTGACCTGAAGACCAAGACCAAGAAGGTGGTGCTGACGATGCTGATGAAGAAGTGCCCATCGGCGGCAAGCATCTTCTTCCTCAGCGCGCTGAACGGAAGCCGAGTCAGCGGAGAGGAGCAGGCATCCGAAGAGAAGCAGGAAGATCGTAAACTCGACGTGGAAATGACTCGGCAGGAGCTGTTTGCCAACACGGAGAGGTTCATCGGGAACTTCCGCAAGGAGCTCAGGATGCAGAGGCAGTAG